The Candidatus Neptunochlamydia vexilliferae genomic interval GTTCTGGGAATCATCATTGGTGGGCTTTACAAGCTGTGCAGTAGCGCTTTCTACTTGTGGAATGAAGCGGTTTCCTTTGTTGTAAAAAAGTATGAAAGTGCTTTGGTCAGTTTGGATTGTACTCCCGCTCTTTTAGGGGTCGGCTATATCATCGGCCCCCGTATCTCGATGGTCCTCTTTACGGGAAGTGCCCTAGTGCTCTGTCTCCACAATTTACCAGCCAAAAAAAATCTCAACCAATCTATCCTAATTCTTAGGGTTGACAGAGCACTAGGTTGGTAGGTGTTGATCGCTCTCATTAAAAAGTTTGGTGCTGAAGCCTCGGCCATCTACCCTTCAACAGTTCCGATTGCAATGATGTCAGCAACCGATATTTGGTCGACCTACATCCGCTACATCGGTGCTGTTGGAGTGGCGGTTGGGGGACTGATCACCCTCTTTCGGATCGCTCCGGTCATCCGAAAGACAATTGTAGAAACCTTTCGAGAGGTCATCCACCTCTTTAAGCCAGGAAAAAAGAGGGTAGAGCGGACCGACCGAGATATTCCCCTCCCCTACCTTCTTCTAGGATCGACGGCAATTATTTTGGGACTGTGGGCGATGCCTGGTTTCCATCTCAATATTGTAACAATTCTCTTGCTGATCGTCTTAGGATTTTTCTTTGTTGCGGTCACTTCGATCACTGTGGGGCTGGTCGGAAGATCTTCGAACTCTACCTCGGGAATGACAATCACCACCCTTTTAATTACCTGCTTAATTTTTGCAGGGCTGGGCTGGTCAGACCAGATCCACCTCATTGCAGCGATCGTCATGGCAGCGGTGGTCAATACAGCAATCGCCCTTGCCGGAACCACATCGCAAGATCTTAAGACAGGGTTTTTGCTTGGGGCAACCCCTCGTTCTCAACAGATTGCAGAGGTGATCGGTCTTATCCTTCCCGCAGCAGCGATTGGCTTTACAATCTATCTCCTCAGTGATGCTTATGGGTTTGGAAGCACCAAACTCCCCGCTCCCCAAGCAACCCTGATGGCCATGATCGCAAAGGGAATTATCCAGGGGGAACTCCCTGCTCTTTTGGTGATCATCGGAGCGATCTTTGGGGTCTTGGTCTATCTGATGCGGGTCCCTGTCCTCCCTTTTGTAGTAGGACTCTATCTTCCCATCTCCCTCAACACCACCATCATGATCGGAGGACTCGTCCATTTCGTTGTAAAGCGGTGGACTTCTATTGAAAAAAATATCGAGCGAGGGATTATCATTTCGTCAGGCCTTGTTGCGGGAGATGCTTGCATGGGAGTTTTCATCGCCCTTCTCACCGTCTTAAAAGTCATCCCCGCGACTAAAGCGGGCTTGCTCGGCAATGGTTTCTCCTTTGCCTTTTTTGTCCTTCTTAGCATTTGGCTGGGGTGGGCATCAAGACAAGGGTCCGTTAAGAAATAAATGCTACAAGTTGACTCAACAAGACGCAGCAAAATTGAGCTGAATGAGGAGCACCATTCCCAATAGGGAAGGGCGACGAAGAAGCTTAATTTGGCAAAGTCGCAGCCAGTCAACTTGTAGCATTTACTTCTTAATGGACCCAGAAGCTATCCAAGTAAGCTCTTTTTCGTTATTATCGTTTGCATGAAGAAGTTTTCTTTCACTTTAATGGAAGTCTTAGTGGGCTTTGCTCTAACCGCCCTTGTCCTCGGGGTGTTATTTAGCGCTCTTTATAGCGGCACGGTCCTCAAAAACCGCCTTGAAAAAAGTGAGCAGGCTGTAATGGCCCGCGTTGAACTCCAACAACGGCTCGACCAGGTTTTTGCGACCCTTGATGGGACGCTTTACATGGAAAACGAACCCCCAACTCTCCACATCGCTTATCAAAATGGAGCCGACCCCAACCCAATGTTTTCTGGAAGAGTGGAGGGAACAATCGAGCTTGAAAAGGAGCGGTTGATCTTAAAGTTGCCGGGAAACCCCGTGCCAAAAAAAGAGGTTTTAAGGAAAGGGGTGAGCGCAATTTCCTACCATTTCCTGACCCCAGCAAACATCGGAATGGAAGAGGTTGAGGTGTGGGAAAAATCGACAAACTACCTCCCCCATTATGTCAAACTCACCCTAACCGCTTCCGGGGAAGAGGAGTCCTACGCCTTCTGGATCAGGCAAAAGCTTGAACCGATCCCCATGAAGGAGAAAAAATGAACCTTCTCCCCTTCGTGATGATCATCATCCTGGTTCTAAGTCTTTTTTCGACAACCCAGTATCAAAAAATGGTCTCCCAGAAAAAGGATAAAAAGATCTACTCTGCCTACTTTAAGGGCCTGCGCGAAGCGCGGAATGAAAAAGTGCGCCACACCTATAATCGCTCTCTTGACCGAAAACCAGGAACAAGCACAGGAACTAAAAATAATGCAAACAAGCAAATCCAAGATAGATACTTTCGCAATGACCGGATCGGTTGGGAAAACGGGAAACTCAATCTCTCTTCTCTTCTAAACGATCCTGAAAAATGGCCCCAGCTAGAGGCGATTGCGGCAGCCTATGTAAAGCGGCTTTACATCGGTGCTAAGTTTTATCCTAAAGGGAGTGGGCTTGAGAAGAAACTCATCAAAGCGCTTGTGGCAAAATATAAAAAAGAGGAGGACCCTCCCCCCTTTCACACCATTACCTTTGAGGATCGGGAGCTGAACTGGGTTTTTTATAAGATGGTGAAGGGGACCCATACCTACACCTTAGAAGGGCGGGGGCATCCCCCCTTTGCTGACTTCTTCACTTTCGAAGAGATGGAAGGGCCACCGATCCATTTTCATTATGCCAACCCCCTTCTTCTCAAGGTTGTCCTAGGGGAAGGGAAAGCGCAACAACTCATCTCTGAAGAAAAAAAGCTCCTTATCAATGCAAGAGTGAAGTGTCGCTCCCCTCTTAAAAAGGAGCGAGTAGAGGAGTTTTTAGGAATACGTCGCGTTCTTTTCGAAACCCGTTATAAAACAAGCGATAAAGTATCAGGGAAACATACCGATCCCAACACCCAAATTACTGTAATGGCAAAGTAGGGCGTGTCATTAATGACACGCCCCAGTACAGCGTTTCAGTAAAACCTTGTCATAGATAAGTTCAGATTTTTTTGAAGGATGCAGCGCGGAGATCGATGGCAACCCCTATGAGGGTTGTCGAGATCGAGCGCAAAATCATCCGGAAAAAGATGAATTTAGATTGGAAAGGTTTTACTGAAACGCTGTACTAACCTTTTGGAAAGTCAGGGTAAAGGTGGTTCCCTTTTCCCAAGTCGAGGTCACATCAATCTTGGCCTGATGTTTGCTGATAATCACGTCGACGATGGAAAGGCCAAGCCCTGCCCCTCCCATACGTCGGGAGTGCGCTTTGTCAACGGTAAAGAAGCGCTCAAAAATCTTATCGAGGTCTCCCTCTGGAATCCCGATTCCCTGGTCAGCAATGGTTAGCTTTACAGCATCGGAGCCATCTTCGATGGTGATCGTAATTTTAGCCGCCTGCTCGGAGTACTTCACCCCATTTTCCAAGAGGTTCATAATGGCCAGTTCTAAAAGGTCGGGATCTCCATGGATGATAATCACCTCCTCATTATGGAGCGATTCGATCTGAATTTCGGGATGGAGGGAGAGGAGGGTCTGGCTACAACTATCGATAAGGGCAACGAGATCACACTCTTGGAGTTTTGCTCTTGGAAGGTAGTCGAGGTCGGCAAGGGTGAGGAGATTTTTGACAAGGCTATCCATCCTCTGGCAGTTGCGGACAATTTTTTCTGTAAACTCGGTGAGCATCCCACTTGAAATCTCGGGAAGATCATAGATCGTCTCTGCAAACCCCTTAATAATAGTGATGGGGGTACGGAGTTCGTGGGAAGCGTTGGCAACAAAGTCTTTTCCGAGCTGCTTTTTCTGATAGTGTCCAGAGCTGTCGAGAAGGGTAACGAGAATCTTTTTTCTCGGCTCTAACACTTTGATTTCCCCTTCAAGACCTTCTTTTTCATTAGCAAAAGACTGATGAATAAATGTTTCTCGGATCCGGTGAAAGTTTTGATAGTGGCTCTTTAGAAGAGGATGGTTAAAAAGGAGGGTACCAATGAGCCTCCCCTTCTCTTCTTTCAAGTAGTGAGCCCCTTTTTGGTTGACCTGAAGCACCTTTCCTTCCCAATCTAAGGTAATGACCCCTTCTTGCAAGGCATCTAAAAGGGGTATATCTTTGAACTTCCGCTGCCCAACACCCTTTTTTTGAACGATCAATGCAATTCCAAATAAGCAAAGAAAAAGGAGCCACTCCCGATAGGCATGGAGCGAGGGGGTGCAAAAGCATAAAAAGCTTGCAAAGCCGAGGACAAACAGAAGAGTCCAGTACCGTTTTTTCATGGTACTCATGATACCAAATCAGAGATTATATTTGGAATTTTTTACTCCCTGCGCTAGATTAGGGAGGAAATAAGCTTAGGATAGGCAAGATGGCAAAAACTTATTTCTACTACTCAGCAATGAATGCTGGGAAAAGTACC includes:
- a CDS encoding OPT/YSL family transporter, whose protein sequence is MLIALIKKFGAEASAIYPSTVPIAMMSATDIWSTYIRYIGAVGVAVGGLITLFRIAPVIRKTIVETFREVIHLFKPGKKRVERTDRDIPLPYLLLGSTAIILGLWAMPGFHLNIVTILLLIVLGFFFVAVTSITVGLVGRSSNSTSGMTITTLLITCLIFAGLGWSDQIHLIAAIVMAAVVNTAIALAGTTSQDLKTGFLLGATPRSQQIAEVIGLILPAAAIGFTIYLLSDAYGFGSTKLPAPQATLMAMIAKGIIQGELPALLVIIGAIFGVLVYLMRVPVLPFVVGLYLPISLNTTIMIGGLVHFVVKRWTSIEKNIERGIIISSGLVAGDACMGVFIALLTVLKVIPATKAGLLGNGFSFAFFVLLSIWLGWASRQGSVKK
- a CDS encoding ATP-binding protein → MSTMKKRYWTLLFVLGFASFLCFCTPSLHAYREWLLFLCLFGIALIVQKKGVGQRKFKDIPLLDALQEGVITLDWEGKVLQVNQKGAHYLKEEKGRLIGTLLFNHPLLKSHYQNFHRIRETFIHQSFANEKEGLEGEIKVLEPRKKILVTLLDSSGHYQKKQLGKDFVANASHELRTPITIIKGFAETIYDLPEISSGMLTEFTEKIVRNCQRMDSLVKNLLTLADLDYLPRAKLQECDLVALIDSCSQTLLSLHPEIQIESLHNEEVIIIHGDPDLLELAIMNLLENGVKYSEQAAKITITIEDGSDAVKLTIADQGIGIPEGDLDKIFERFFTVDKAHSRRMGGAGLGLSIVDVIISKHQAKIDVTSTWEKGTTFTLTFQKVSTAFQ
- a CDS encoding PulJ/GspJ family protein; translated protein: MKKFSFTLMEVLVGFALTALVLGVLFSALYSGTVLKNRLEKSEQAVMARVELQQRLDQVFATLDGTLYMENEPPTLHIAYQNGADPNPMFSGRVEGTIELEKERLILKLPGNPVPKKEVLRKGVSAISYHFLTPANIGMEEVEVWEKSTNYLPHYVKLTLTASGEEESYAFWIRQKLEPIPMKEKK